One Flavobacteriales bacterium TMED191 DNA segment encodes these proteins:
- the odhB gene encoding 2-oxoglutarate dehydrogenase complex dihydrolipoyllysine-residue succinyltransferase — MILEVKVPSPGESITEVEISNWLVSDGDFVEKDQEICEIDSDKATLTISAEDSGEITLLKEIELTIPVGEVICTINTNVKSSSSRSSSLKKESKSVSTELKVIPSPAAQKMIREQDLITSDIKGTGKKGRITKQDIIKAKPAMGQSDGNREVVRNRLSTLRKKLAKRLVTVKNETAMLTTFNEVNMHEINSIRSKYKEDFNKKHDCKLGFMSFFTKSVARALQMFPNVNSMIDGQELVQFQFIDISIAVSSPKGLMVPVLRNVESMKFYEIEKEIRRLAEKARDGKISLDEMVGGTFTITNGGVFGSMLSTPIINPPQSAILGMHNIVERPVVNNGKIEIAPIMYLALSYDHRIIDGKDSVGFLLAIKEGLENPKEHLLGGEKNISKNLGV, encoded by the coding sequence ATGATTTTAGAAGTAAAAGTGCCAAGTCCTGGAGAATCTATAACAGAGGTCGAGATATCTAATTGGCTTGTATCTGATGGAGATTTTGTAGAAAAAGATCAAGAAATTTGTGAAATAGACTCTGATAAGGCAACACTAACTATTAGTGCTGAAGATAGCGGAGAGATTACATTACTAAAGGAGATTGAGCTTACTATTCCTGTTGGTGAAGTGATTTGTACAATAAATACAAATGTTAAATCTAGTTCATCACGTTCCTCTTCTTTGAAAAAAGAAAGTAAATCAGTGTCTACTGAATTAAAGGTAATACCATCTCCAGCTGCTCAAAAAATGATTAGAGAACAAGATTTAATTACTTCCGATATTAAGGGTACAGGTAAAAAAGGTCGAATTACAAAGCAAGATATTATAAAAGCTAAGCCAGCTATGGGACAGTCAGATGGCAATAGAGAGGTTGTAAGAAATAGATTATCTACTTTACGTAAAAAATTAGCAAAAAGATTAGTAACGGTTAAGAATGAAACCGCTATGCTTACTACTTTTAATGAAGTAAATATGCATGAGATAAATTCTATTAGATCAAAGTATAAGGAAGATTTTAATAAGAAGCATGATTGTAAATTAGGATTTATGTCATTTTTTACAAAAAGTGTTGCTCGTGCATTACAAATGTTTCCAAATGTTAATTCTATGATTGATGGACAAGAACTTGTTCAGTTTCAGTTTATTGATATTTCAATTGCCGTAAGTTCCCCTAAGGGTCTAATGGTGCCAGTTTTAAGGAATGTAGAATCAATGAAATTTTATGAAATTGAAAAGGAAATAAGAAGACTAGCTGAAAAGGCTAGAGATGGTAAAATTTCATTAGATGAGATGGTTGGAGGCACATTTACTATAACAAATGGAGGGGTTTTTGGATCAATGTTATCAACACCAATTATTAATCCGCCTCAATCTGCTATTTTAGGCATGCATAATATTGTGGAGAGGCCTGTAGTGAATAATGGTAAAATTGAAATTGCTCCAATAATGTACTTAGCCCTATCATATGATCATAGAATTATTGATGGAAAAGACTCTGTCGGTTTTCTACTAGCTATTAAGGAAGGCCTAGAAAACCCAAAAGAGCATTTATTAGGTGGTGAAAAAAATATATCTAAAAATTTAGGAGTTTGA
- a CDS encoding TonB-dependent receptor, with translation MRNIIYFILLIFLSGLSQESKISIGGYVKSSQSGETLIGANVIVKELNVGCTTNNYGFFSFTIDSGTYNLQTSYIGYNTETINITKSSENVIFNLVPTSYLTEEVTVKAKKEDANIKNADMGKIELEIEQVDQIPVLMGEKDILKTIQLLPGVQSGSEGSSGFYVRGGGPDQNLILLDEAVVYNASHLFGFFSVFNSDAINNIDLIKGSMPANYGGRLSSVLDINMKDGNSKKFGGTGGIGLISSKLTLEGPIKKDTSSFIISGRRTYFDVLAKPFVDTTAFAGSSYHFYDLTTKANYQLTAKDKIYLSGYFGRDVFNFNSENWGFRMNMPWGNATASLRWNHLFNSNLFMNTSLIFSDYKYELNMSQDLDSVPSSQTSMFSGIRDWNVKNDFSYYPNPKHKIKFGSNYVYHRFNPTSFSGNYDDLELEQIINYYAHEYGLYINDEYDFNKRLLINIGLRYSGFIQVGPFERHVKDNSGQIGQISTDTIISYEKGDVVESYGGFEPRFSLRYLLDESSSVKLSFIQNYQYLHLTSLASSSLPTDVWLPSSDIVKPQFGRQYSLGYFKNYSNNMFETSVELYFKTMENLVEYSEGYMPGVSIGLENIDNNLTFGDGKSYGAELFLAKKRGNLNGWIGYTYSKTTRQFDELNQGDWYYAKYDRPHDLSIVLNYQITERLNFSTVFVYASGNSLTIPKSMYIIEGNLITEWGERNSYRMSPYHRMDLALTLKNKATKKFSSSWTLSIYNIYNRQNPYFIYFETEGLLGDSDDVKITAQQVSLFPIIPSISWNFNF, from the coding sequence ATTCGAAATATAATTTATTTCATTCTACTTATATTTTTATCCGGCTTATCTCAAGAAAGTAAAATTAGTATTGGTGGCTATGTAAAAAGCTCTCAATCTGGTGAAACATTAATCGGTGCTAATGTTATAGTAAAAGAATTAAATGTAGGTTGCACCACTAATAATTACGGCTTTTTTTCATTTACGATTGATTCAGGAACATACAACTTGCAGACGTCCTATATTGGGTACAATACAGAGACAATTAATATAACCAAATCATCTGAGAATGTAATTTTTAATTTAGTGCCTACTAGTTACCTAACAGAAGAAGTTACTGTTAAAGCAAAAAAAGAAGATGCAAATATTAAGAATGCTGATATGGGAAAAATCGAATTAGAGATTGAGCAAGTAGACCAAATACCAGTTTTAATGGGTGAAAAAGATATATTAAAAACCATTCAATTACTTCCTGGTGTACAGTCTGGCTCTGAAGGTTCTTCCGGCTTTTACGTAAGAGGTGGAGGTCCTGACCAAAATTTAATTCTTCTTGACGAAGCTGTAGTATATAATGCTTCACATTTATTTGGATTTTTTTCCGTTTTTAACAGTGATGCTATTAATAATATTGACTTAATTAAAGGCTCAATGCCCGCAAATTATGGTGGAAGATTATCTTCTGTGCTCGACATTAATATGAAGGATGGTAATAGCAAAAAATTTGGTGGTACGGGAGGGATTGGTCTTATCTCATCTAAATTAACTCTAGAAGGTCCTATAAAAAAAGATACTAGTTCATTTATAATTTCTGGAAGAAGAACATACTTTGATGTCCTTGCTAAACCATTTGTAGACACAACTGCTTTTGCTGGAAGCTCGTACCATTTTTATGATTTAACTACAAAAGCAAACTACCAATTAACTGCTAAGGATAAAATCTATCTAAGTGGTTATTTTGGTCGAGATGTATTTAATTTTAACAGTGAAAACTGGGGTTTTAGAATGAATATGCCATGGGGTAATGCAACTGCTTCATTAAGATGGAATCATTTATTTAACAGTAATTTATTTATGAACACATCCTTGATCTTTAGCGATTACAAGTATGAATTAAATATGTCACAAGACCTAGATAGTGTACCTTCATCGCAAACAAGCATGTTCTCAGGTATTAGAGATTGGAATGTGAAAAATGATTTTAGCTATTATCCAAATCCAAAACATAAAATCAAATTCGGAAGCAATTATGTATATCATCGATTTAACCCAACTAGCTTCTCTGGTAATTACGATGATCTCGAATTAGAACAAATTATAAATTATTACGCTCATGAATATGGGCTATATATTAACGATGAATATGATTTCAATAAAAGACTATTAATAAATATTGGATTAAGGTACTCTGGATTTATCCAAGTTGGTCCTTTTGAAAGGCATGTGAAAGATAACTCTGGTCAAATTGGACAAATTTCAACAGACACAATCATTTCGTATGAGAAAGGAGATGTTGTTGAAAGTTATGGTGGTTTTGAGCCAAGATTCTCTTTAAGATACCTATTAGATGAATCTTCTTCGGTCAAGTTAAGTTTTATACAAAATTATCAATATCTCCACTTAACCTCTCTTGCAAGTTCGTCATTGCCCACTGACGTATGGCTACCTAGTTCAGATATTGTTAAACCCCAATTTGGTCGACAGTACTCCTTAGGGTATTTTAAAAACTACTCTAATAACATGTTTGAAACTTCTGTTGAGCTATACTTTAAAACTATGGAAAATCTTGTAGAATATAGTGAAGGATATATGCCTGGAGTTTCCATTGGGTTAGAGAATATTGATAATAACCTAACATTTGGTGATGGTAAATCATATGGTGCAGAGTTATTTTTAGCTAAAAAAAGAGGAAACCTAAATGGGTGGATAGGATATACATATTCAAAAACAACCAGACAATTTGATGAACTCAACCAAGGTGATTGGTACTATGCGAAATATGATAGGCCACATGATTTATCTATTGTTTTAAATTACCAAATTACTGAAAGATTAAACTTCTCTACCGTATTTGTATACGCAAGTGGCAATTCACTAACAATACCGAAGTCCATGTATATAATTGAAGGAAATCTTATTACAGAATGGGGGGAAAGAAATAGTTATAGAATGTCTCCATATCATAGAATGGATTTGGCATTGACTTTAAAAAACAAGGCTACCAAAAAATTCTCGTCAAGTTGGACTCTTTCAATATATAATATTTACAATCGACAAAACCCATACTTTATTTACTTTGAAACAGAGGGTTTATTGGGTGACTCAGATGATGTTAAAATAACTGCTCAACAAGTTTCATTATTTCCAATAATACCATCCATTAGTTGGAACTTTAATTTTTAA
- a CDS encoding DUF4249 domain-containing protein, whose protein sequence is MKKFSFIIILLFLSCTKEITINIPNNGPQLIINGYIENNQPAKILLSRSLPYFDPLNIDNVFESFINDAEVKITSSNGDSEILTPGFGLTDTWYYNYIGTSIIGEEGATYTLEVNKGDTLLSAITTIPTLAPITIDSLRFLYRSDDSSYCYLLGHLTDPEELGNCYRIFSKTKSIWGSSFDVQPPLDGYDDFYISMLEQDGNFNDEYVNGWSFSFPTYKGRGFWQEWGQQEVSSDEEVDGSSGATTGFWNVQDTVFLKWSSVDRDSWDFWYSLAFNNPAGPFGAPADANSNVNGGLGVFGGTSSQYIKLIADPELVNPIISN, encoded by the coding sequence ATGAAAAAATTTAGCTTTATAATAATATTGTTATTTCTTTCATGTACAAAAGAAATAACTATTAATATTCCAAATAATGGACCACAATTAATTATCAACGGTTATATTGAAAATAATCAACCAGCCAAAATACTTCTATCTAGAAGTCTACCCTATTTTGACCCACTAAATATTGACAATGTATTTGAATCTTTTATTAACGATGCCGAAGTAAAAATAACATCTAGTAATGGGGATAGCGAAATTTTGACTCCTGGATTTGGCTTAACTGATACTTGGTATTATAATTATATTGGTACTAGTATAATTGGCGAAGAAGGTGCAACATATACACTTGAGGTAAATAAAGGAGATACTTTACTATCTGCAATAACTACAATACCAACACTTGCACCGATTACTATTGATAGTCTAAGATTTTTATATAGGTCTGATGACAGTAGTTATTGCTATCTTTTAGGTCACTTGACTGACCCAGAAGAATTAGGGAATTGCTATAGAATATTTTCTAAAACAAAATCTATTTGGGGGAGTAGTTTTGATGTTCAACCTCCACTAGATGGATATGATGATTTTTATATCAGCATGTTAGAACAAGATGGAAACTTTAATGATGAATATGTCAATGGATGGAGCTTTAGTTTTCCCACTTATAAAGGACGAGGATTTTGGCAAGAATGGGGTCAACAAGAAGTATCTAGCGATGAAGAAGTCGACGGAAGCTCAGGTGCTACAACTGGATTTTGGAATGTACAAGATACTGTTTTTTTAAAATGGTCTTCTGTAGACCGAGATTCATGGGACTTTTGGTATTCATTAGCATTTAATAATCCTGCAGGTCCTTTTGGAGCTCCCGCTGATGCAAATTCAAATGTAAATGGTGGTCTTGGTGTTTTTGGTGGAACCTCCTCACAATATATTAAGTTAATTGCTGATCCCGAACTGGTAAACCCTATCATTTCTAATTAA